Proteins from a single region of Neomonachus schauinslandi chromosome 10, ASM220157v2, whole genome shotgun sequence:
- the UBOX5 gene encoding RING finger protein 37 isoform X3 translates to MVINLCLPQFRPRIYCNKISADGYEVENLISEDLTKRSHGFRTEYFIKPPVYVTVSFPFSVEICRINIDLTAGGGQNVTGLEMYTSASSSRASWNAPECRTPGPAEPSMPDKEAFTLVGKVLLKNQSQVVFSHRGFKARPPFGPMEATLPSPAVVAQELWNKGALSLSHVAHLKICITHVTGSGIPCIKRLEVWGQPAKTCSQEVIDSVLLLASESLPQDLALQAPALPMESDCDAAGLSEGQQAPSSLQELAEVIRDVPEEFLDPITLEIMPCPMLLPSGKVIDQSTLEKCNRSEAAWGRVPSDPFTGVAFTPHSQPLPHPSLKARIDHFLLQHSIPGCHLLGRAQTALAVTPSSIALPSRKRKMEQAEHAPDGSLGIDASCFSTTSLLVSPTTSEHTAKKMKAASELGLTHMDCSTEQPGSVPGPECASCKRVFSPYFKKEPVYQLPCGHLLCRPCLGEKQRSLPVACTACRRPFASQDVLRVHF, encoded by the exons ATGGTCATCAATCTTTGCCTCCCACAGTTCAGACCAAGAATTTATTGCAACAAG ATATCAGCTGATGGTTATGAAGTAGAAAATCTCATCTCTGAAGACCTCACAAAGAGAAGTCATGGTTTTAGGACAGAGTATTTCATTAAGCCACCAGTCTATGTGACAGTTTCCTTTCCCTTCAGTGTGGAAATCTGTAGGATTAACATAGACCTCACAGCTGGGGGAGGCCAGAATGTCACAGGCCTGGAAATGTACACATCTGCCTCATCCAGCAGAGCGTCTTGGAATGCTCCCGAGTGCCGGACCCCGGGCCCAGCCGAGCCATCCATGCCGGACAAGGAGGCATTCACCTTGGTAGGCAAAGTCTTACTGAAAAACCAGAGCCAAGTGGTGTTTAGCCACAGGGGCTTCAAGGCCAGGCCACCTTTTGGCCCAATGGAAGCCACACTCCCCTCTCCCGCTGTTGTGGCACAGGAGCTCTGGAATAAAGGGGCTCTTTCTCTTAGCCACGTGGCCCATCTCAAGATCTGTATCACCCACGTGACAGGCAGCGGTATCCCTTGCATCAAACGGTTGGAAGTGTGGGGTCAGCCAGCTAAAACCTGCTCTCAGGAGGTGATAGACAGTGTCCTGCTGCTTGCCTCCGAGAGCCTCCCTCAGGACTTGGCTCTGCAGGCCCCCGCCTTGCCCATGGAGAGTGACTGCGATGCCGCAGGCCTGTCTGAGGGCCAGCAGGCCCCCTCCAGCCTGCAGGAGCTAGCCGAGGTAATTCGGGATGTGCCTGAGGAGTTCCTGGATCCCATCACCCTGGAGATCATGCCTTGCCCCATGCTGCTGCCCTCAGGCAAGGTCATCGACCAGAGCACGCTGGAGAAGTGTAACCGCAGCGAAGCTGCGTGGGGCCGAGTGCCCAGCGACCCTTTCACGGGGGTGGCCTTTACTCCGcactcccagcccctgcctcacCCCTCCCTGAAGGCCCGGATCGACCATTTCCTGCTCCAGCACTCCATTCCTGGCTGCCATCTGCTCGGGAGAGCACAGACTGCATTGGCAGTGACCCCCTCTTCCATTGCTCTGCCCTCTCGGAAAAGGAAGATGGAGCAGGCTGAACACGCCCCAGACGGTAGCCTCGGTATCGATGCTTCCTGTTTCTCTACCACAAGCCTTCTGGTCTCACCCACTACCTCAGAGCACACCgctaagaaaatgaaagctgCCAGTGAGCTGGGGCTGACACACATGGACTGCTCAACAG AGCAGCCTGGGAGTGTCCCGGGCCCCGAGTGCGCCTCCTGCAAAAGAGTGTTTTCTCCCTACTTCAAAAAGGAGCCGGTGTACCAGCTTCCCTGCGGCCACCTCCTGTGCCGGCCGTGCCTGGGTGAGAAGCAGCGCTCCTTGCCCGTGGCGTGCACCGCCTGCCGGCGGCCGTTTGCCAGCCAGGACGTGCTGCGGGTCCACTTCTGA
- the UBOX5 gene encoding RING finger protein 37 isoform X1 produces MVINLCLPQFRPRIYCNKISADGYEVENLISEDLTKRSHGFRTEYFIKPPVYVTVSFPFSVEICRINIDLTAGGGQNVTGLEMYTSASSSRASWNAPECRTPGPAEPSMPDKEAFTLVGKVLLKNQSQVVFSHRGFKARPPFGPMEATLPSPAVVAQELWNKGALSLSHVAHLKICITHVTGSGIPCIKRLEVWGQPAKTCSQEVIDSVLLLASESLPQDLALQAPALPMESDCDAAGLSEGQQAPSSLQELAEVIRDVPEEFLDPITLEIMPCPMLLPSGKVIDQSTLEKCNRSEAAWGRVPSDPFTGVAFTPHSQPLPHPSLKARIDHFLLQHSIPGCHLLGRAQTALAVTPSSIALPSRKRKMEQAEHAPDGSLGIDASCFSTTSLLVSPTTSEHTAKKMKAASELGLTHMDCSTGPVSHEQKLSQSLEVALTSTLGSMPSFTARLARGQLQQLGARESSTSWRPGAGSEQPGSVPGPECASCKRVFSPYFKKEPVYQLPCGHLLCRPCLGEKQRSLPVACTACRRPFASQDVLRVHF; encoded by the exons ATGGTCATCAATCTTTGCCTCCCACAGTTCAGACCAAGAATTTATTGCAACAAG ATATCAGCTGATGGTTATGAAGTAGAAAATCTCATCTCTGAAGACCTCACAAAGAGAAGTCATGGTTTTAGGACAGAGTATTTCATTAAGCCACCAGTCTATGTGACAGTTTCCTTTCCCTTCAGTGTGGAAATCTGTAGGATTAACATAGACCTCACAGCTGGGGGAGGCCAGAATGTCACAGGCCTGGAAATGTACACATCTGCCTCATCCAGCAGAGCGTCTTGGAATGCTCCCGAGTGCCGGACCCCGGGCCCAGCCGAGCCATCCATGCCGGACAAGGAGGCATTCACCTTGGTAGGCAAAGTCTTACTGAAAAACCAGAGCCAAGTGGTGTTTAGCCACAGGGGCTTCAAGGCCAGGCCACCTTTTGGCCCAATGGAAGCCACACTCCCCTCTCCCGCTGTTGTGGCACAGGAGCTCTGGAATAAAGGGGCTCTTTCTCTTAGCCACGTGGCCCATCTCAAGATCTGTATCACCCACGTGACAGGCAGCGGTATCCCTTGCATCAAACGGTTGGAAGTGTGGGGTCAGCCAGCTAAAACCTGCTCTCAGGAGGTGATAGACAGTGTCCTGCTGCTTGCCTCCGAGAGCCTCCCTCAGGACTTGGCTCTGCAGGCCCCCGCCTTGCCCATGGAGAGTGACTGCGATGCCGCAGGCCTGTCTGAGGGCCAGCAGGCCCCCTCCAGCCTGCAGGAGCTAGCCGAGGTAATTCGGGATGTGCCTGAGGAGTTCCTGGATCCCATCACCCTGGAGATCATGCCTTGCCCCATGCTGCTGCCCTCAGGCAAGGTCATCGACCAGAGCACGCTGGAGAAGTGTAACCGCAGCGAAGCTGCGTGGGGCCGAGTGCCCAGCGACCCTTTCACGGGGGTGGCCTTTACTCCGcactcccagcccctgcctcacCCCTCCCTGAAGGCCCGGATCGACCATTTCCTGCTCCAGCACTCCATTCCTGGCTGCCATCTGCTCGGGAGAGCACAGACTGCATTGGCAGTGACCCCCTCTTCCATTGCTCTGCCCTCTCGGAAAAGGAAGATGGAGCAGGCTGAACACGCCCCAGACGGTAGCCTCGGTATCGATGCTTCCTGTTTCTCTACCACAAGCCTTCTGGTCTCACCCACTACCTCAGAGCACACCgctaagaaaatgaaagctgCCAGTGAGCTGGGGCTGACACACATGGACTGCTCAACAG GTCCGGTGTCCCATGAGCAGAAGCTGTCACAAAGCTTGGAAGTTGCCTTGACGTCGACCCTTGGCTCCATGCCCTCCTTCACGGCTCGGCTGGCCAGGGGGCAGCTCCAGCAGCTGGGCGCCAGAGAAAGCAGCACCTCCTGGAGGCCAGGCGCTGGCTCGG AGCAGCCTGGGAGTGTCCCGGGCCCCGAGTGCGCCTCCTGCAAAAGAGTGTTTTCTCCCTACTTCAAAAAGGAGCCGGTGTACCAGCTTCCCTGCGGCCACCTCCTGTGCCGGCCGTGCCTGGGTGAGAAGCAGCGCTCCTTGCCCGTGGCGTGCACCGCCTGCCGGCGGCCGTTTGCCAGCCAGGACGTGCTGCGGGTCCACTTCTGA
- the UBOX5 gene encoding RING finger protein 37 isoform X2, with translation MVINLCLPQFRPRIYCNKISADGYEVENLISEDLTKRSHGFRTEYFIKPPVYVTVSFPFSVEICRINIDLTAGGGQNVTGLEMYTSASSSRASWNAPECRTPGPAEPSMPDKEAFTLVGKVLLKNQSQVVFSHRGFKARPPFGPMEATLPSPAVVAQELWNKGALSLSHVAHLKICITHVTGSGIPCIKRLEVWGQPAKTCSQEVIDSVLLLASESLPQDLALQAPALPMESDCDAAGLSEGQQAPSSLQELAEVIRDVPEEFLDPITLEIMPCPMLLPSGKVIDQSTLEKCNRSEAAWGRVPSDPFTGVAFTPHSQPLPHPSLKARIDHFLLQHSIPGCHLLGRAQTALAVTPSSIALPSRKRKMEQAEHAPDGSLGIDASCFSTTSLLVSPTTSEHTAKKMKAASELGLTHMDCSTGPVSHEQKLSQSLEVALTSTLGSMPSFTARLARGQLQQLGARESSTSWRPGAGSAWECPGPRVRLLQKSVFSLLQKGAGVPASLRPPPVPAVPG, from the exons ATGGTCATCAATCTTTGCCTCCCACAGTTCAGACCAAGAATTTATTGCAACAAG ATATCAGCTGATGGTTATGAAGTAGAAAATCTCATCTCTGAAGACCTCACAAAGAGAAGTCATGGTTTTAGGACAGAGTATTTCATTAAGCCACCAGTCTATGTGACAGTTTCCTTTCCCTTCAGTGTGGAAATCTGTAGGATTAACATAGACCTCACAGCTGGGGGAGGCCAGAATGTCACAGGCCTGGAAATGTACACATCTGCCTCATCCAGCAGAGCGTCTTGGAATGCTCCCGAGTGCCGGACCCCGGGCCCAGCCGAGCCATCCATGCCGGACAAGGAGGCATTCACCTTGGTAGGCAAAGTCTTACTGAAAAACCAGAGCCAAGTGGTGTTTAGCCACAGGGGCTTCAAGGCCAGGCCACCTTTTGGCCCAATGGAAGCCACACTCCCCTCTCCCGCTGTTGTGGCACAGGAGCTCTGGAATAAAGGGGCTCTTTCTCTTAGCCACGTGGCCCATCTCAAGATCTGTATCACCCACGTGACAGGCAGCGGTATCCCTTGCATCAAACGGTTGGAAGTGTGGGGTCAGCCAGCTAAAACCTGCTCTCAGGAGGTGATAGACAGTGTCCTGCTGCTTGCCTCCGAGAGCCTCCCTCAGGACTTGGCTCTGCAGGCCCCCGCCTTGCCCATGGAGAGTGACTGCGATGCCGCAGGCCTGTCTGAGGGCCAGCAGGCCCCCTCCAGCCTGCAGGAGCTAGCCGAGGTAATTCGGGATGTGCCTGAGGAGTTCCTGGATCCCATCACCCTGGAGATCATGCCTTGCCCCATGCTGCTGCCCTCAGGCAAGGTCATCGACCAGAGCACGCTGGAGAAGTGTAACCGCAGCGAAGCTGCGTGGGGCCGAGTGCCCAGCGACCCTTTCACGGGGGTGGCCTTTACTCCGcactcccagcccctgcctcacCCCTCCCTGAAGGCCCGGATCGACCATTTCCTGCTCCAGCACTCCATTCCTGGCTGCCATCTGCTCGGGAGAGCACAGACTGCATTGGCAGTGACCCCCTCTTCCATTGCTCTGCCCTCTCGGAAAAGGAAGATGGAGCAGGCTGAACACGCCCCAGACGGTAGCCTCGGTATCGATGCTTCCTGTTTCTCTACCACAAGCCTTCTGGTCTCACCCACTACCTCAGAGCACACCgctaagaaaatgaaagctgCCAGTGAGCTGGGGCTGACACACATGGACTGCTCAACAG GTCCGGTGTCCCATGAGCAGAAGCTGTCACAAAGCTTGGAAGTTGCCTTGACGTCGACCCTTGGCTCCATGCCCTCCTTCACGGCTCGGCTGGCCAGGGGGCAGCTCCAGCAGCTGGGCGCCAGAGAAAGCAGCACCTCCTGGAGGCCAGGCGCTGGCTCGG CCTGGGAGTGTCCCGGGCCCCGAGTGCGCCTCCTGCAAAAGAGTGTTTTCTCCCTACTTCAAAAAGGAGCCGGTGTACCAGCTTCCCTGCGGCCACCTCCTGTGCCGGCCGTGCCTGGGTGA